The genomic interval ATACCGGATCGCTGTGGGTGATGTATGGGACGATATATGGAGCGCCATTGACCAGGAACTGCAACGATCGTCGATCGTACTTATCACAGGTGGACTGGGTCCAACTGCCGATGATATCACCAAACCTCTGTTGGCCTCCTATTTTCAAGGCAAGATGGTTGTGAACGAAGAAGTGTTGCAACATGTAACGCAAATCTTTACCCGGCTTAAGAGGCCTTTATTGGAACGTAACCTGAAGCAGGCAGAGGTGCCGGATACTTGTACGGTTTTGCACAATGCCCGGGGAACAGCACCGGGCATGTGGTTTGAAAAAGGAGGAAATGTGGTCGTCTCCCTTCCAGGAGTGCCTCATGAAATGAAAGGACTGATGACCGAAGAGGTCATCCCCCGGCTGATCCGGCAATTTAAACTTCCGGCCATCCTGCACCGCACGGCCTTTACCGCCGGACAAGGTGAGTCTTTCATTGCAGAACGACTGAATGATTTAGAAAGCGCACTCCCACCCCATATCAAATTGGCCTATTTGCCCAATTATGGCATGGTGAGGTTGCGCTTAACAGCCAGGGGTGAAAACAAAGATGAACTGGCCGTTGAAATTGAAGATTGGTTTGCCCAACTCAGAGAAAAAGTAAAAGACATCCTGGTGAGTGACGAAGACAAAGGGTTGGAAGAAGTGCTGGGCGAATTACTAATGGAAAAAGGCAAAACCATGTCCACGGCCGAAAGTTGTACCGGTGGCTATATCGCCCACCTGATCACCAGCATCCCGGGTTCTTCTGCTTATTTCCAGGGCAGTGTGGTCAGTTATGCGAATTCAGTAAAAGAAGGGTTGTTAAATGTTTCCTCAGAAACCCTCACCACTCTGGGTGCAGTCAGTGAAGAAACAGTAAAACAAATGGTTGCCGGGGTGCTGCAAAAAACAAATAGCGACTATGCTTTGGCCACCTCCGGCATTATGGGACCAACCGGAGGGACTGCTGAAAAACCGGTAGGAACCGTTTGGATCGCTGCTGGTGACCGGGAAAACGTCATTACCAGTCAGTTGAAGCTTCGCTTTGACCGGAAAAAAAATATCGAGATTACTGCACAGATGGCGATGGATTTATTACGGCGATTTATACTAGGAAACAATTGAGTAAGTAAGTAATAGAAAAATCAAGTCTACCATCAGGCTAACACTTGTAAGGATTTGCAGGAAATTCCTAACTTTGCCCTGCCTTTTGCTAAAAGCTAAAAGCTTGCAGCTAATCGCCTTACCTTTGGATCATAACTATAAATTAAACTGAATAGCATGTCCCTCGTCGATCTCGTCATGCCCAAGCTTGGAGAAAGTATCATGGAAGCGACCATTCTAAAGTGGCATAAGCAACCGGGTGATAAGATTGCCATGGATGAAACCGTCCTGGAGATCGCCACCGATAAAGTGGATAGCGAGGTACCAAGCACGGCCGAAGGTGTCATCGAGGAGATCCTTTTCAATGTAAATGATGTAGTG from Chitinophagales bacterium carries:
- a CDS encoding competence/damage-inducible protein A, producing MAHASIITIGDELLIGQTIDTNSAWMAQQLNKEGIWVRYRIAVGDVWDDIWSAIDQELQRSSIVLITGGLGPTADDITKPLLASYFQGKMVVNEEVLQHVTQIFTRLKRPLLERNLKQAEVPDTCTVLHNARGTAPGMWFEKGGNVVVSLPGVPHEMKGLMTEEVIPRLIRQFKLPAILHRTAFTAGQGESFIAERLNDLESALPPHIKLAYLPNYGMVRLRLTARGENKDELAVEIEDWFAQLREKVKDILVSDEDKGLEEVLGELLMEKGKTMSTAESCTGGYIAHLITSIPGSSAYFQGSVVSYANSVKEGLLNVSSETLTTLGAVSEETVKQMVAGVLQKTNSDYALATSGIMGPTGGTAEKPVGTVWIAAGDRENVITSQLKLRFDRKKNIEITAQMAMDLLRRFILGNN